The nucleotide sequence CAAAAAAGATTTTAATGTGGTCTCAAATGCATGGTAATGAATCGACAACTACTAAAGCTATTTTTGATATACTAAACACATTAAAATCTGAAGAATTTAAAGGTATATTAAAAAGCTGCTCTTTATATATAATTCCAATTTTAAACCCTGATGGTGCATTAACTTATACGAGACTAAATGCAAATAAAGAAGATTTAAACCGAGATGCTCAGAATTTATCACAACCAGAAAGTATTGTGCTTCAAGAGGCATTTAAAAAAATTAACCCAGATTTTTGCCTTAACCTTCATGGGCAACGAACTATATTTAGTGCTGGCTTAACAGATAATCCAGCGACAGTAAGTTTTCTTGCGCCTGCTCAAGATAAAGATTGTACTATAACTCCTAATAGGAAACGTGCAATGGAACTTATAGCAGTTATGAATAAGAAGCTTCAACAAATTATACCTAATCAGATAGGAATTTATGACGATGCTTTTAATGTTAACTGTGTTGGTGATACATTTCAGAGCTATGGTATTCCTACTGTACTTTTTGAAGCTGGGCATATAAATCAAGATTATCAAAGAGAACAGGTTAGGGAATATATGTATATAGCATTATTAACATTGATAAATTATATTTCTGAGAATGAAGTTTCTGGAGAAAAACACCTTCCTTATTTAAGTATCCCGGAAAATGGAAAACAATTTTATGATGTTATTATTAGGAATGCAGTGATTATTAATGATAAAAAAGAAACGAAGATAGATATCGCTATTCAATTTGAAGAAACTTTAATTGATGATGAAGT is from Flavobacteriaceae bacterium and encodes:
- a CDS encoding peptidase M14, whose translation is MISENCMQNNFKLYKESNLLGRYITNQSIEPLLKKFDDISEIDIIGESVNKLPIYSIKIGSGSKKILMWSQMHGNESTTTKAIFDILNTLKSEEFKGILKSCSLYIIPILNPDGALTYTRLNANKEDLNRDAQNLSQPESIVLQEAFKKINPDFCLNLHGQRTIFSAGLTDNPATVSFLAPAQDKDCTITPNRKRAMELIAVMNKKLQQIIPNQIGIYDDAFNVNCVGDTFQSYGIPTVLFEAGHINQDYQREQVREYMYIALLTLINYISENEVSGEKHLPYLSIPENGKQFYDVIIRNAVIINDKKETKIDIAIQFEETLIDDEVHFLPKIAQVNELEDFYGHKEIDADGKVLELEHKNSLTVGNEIVSVMINNKLFSLKPVINRK